The DNA region GGCTGGCGGCATTTCGCCGATCACCGCACCGTCCTGATCGACCATCGCTGGCATGCAACACAGGACGCCGCCCGTTGCCAGCATGCCACCGGCGATCAGAACCGCACAGAACCCCCATCCGAAACGCCGCACGCCGCGGGTGCGCACCGCAAGGACCGCTGCCATCAGCAGCAGGATCACCGCCAGAACGGGCATGGCCAGGGCGAAGAGGGTGAGGCCGGTTTCGGGCATCGGTTGCTCCTGAAATCCTGGTCCACCCGCCGTCGGATCATGCCAGCGGAGCCTTCTCCGCGGAAGTGCCGCGAAAGCCTCCATGGACATTCCAAAGGAACCTCGGCAAGCGGAGGCGGTTGGAGGGTGTGGGCATGGCCTGACGCACCCTGCCTCGTCGCCGGCACCGCAGCGAGTCGCGGCGCCTTTCCTTCAGCTTCCACGAAAGACAGGCCATGACCAAGCCCCAGCGACCCGAGTCGGACCGCGACATGCCCTTCTCGCCCAGTGCCGACGCCCATCGGATGCGCCGCGACATCGAACAGGGGCGGACCGGCGACAAGGTTCCGGCGACCGATCCGGCAGCCGCGCCGCTCGGCACCGACGACGAGGCCGCCGGCACCACCCCGCCGCACGGGCCCTCGCGCGATCCCATCGTCGCTCCGGACCAGCGGATGCCGTCCGGCCAGAAGAAGGGCAGCGACACACTGGACACCTGAGCGGGGTTTCTTGCGGCAAATGCCCCGGCGGCTTCGGCCGGCGGACAGCGAAAGCCCGGCCGGGTCAACCCCGGCCGGGCTTTTCGCTGTCACCGATCCAGTTCCCGATCCCGTCCTCCGGGCTCAGAAATAGCGCTCCGGCACACGCAGCACGTCGTCGGGCATCACCGTCGTGGTGATCGGCGCCTTGCGCAGCTCCTTCTTGGGATCGCTGCCGCGGGTGATCAGGACATAGTCCTCCTTGGCGCGGTAGGTGTAGCCGCCGGCCATCGCCACCGCCGACAGGGCGGTCATGCCGTTGACATACTGGTACTGGCCGGGGTTGCGCACCTCGCCCAGGATGAAGAAGGGCCGGTGGTTCAGCACCTCGACGCTGACCTTAGGATCCTTGACGTAACCCGCAGCAAGCCGGGTCGAGATTTCCTTTTCCAGGTCGCGGGTGCTGCGATCCTTGGCCGACACCTCGCCGATCAGCGGCATGGCGACCTTGCCGGCGCCGTCCACCCGGAACTCGCCGGACAACTGCTCTTCACCGAAGACGATGACGCGCAATGCGTCGCCCGATCCCAGACGATACTCGCTGAGCTGGTTGACGCTGGCGGTCTCCATCGGTGCGTCGTTGCCGGCACAGCCGACCATGGCAACGGCGAGCGCGGCCAATCCGATCCCCTGGCCCAGCGCACGGATCACATGCCGTCGATTCATCCCTAAACCCCTTCCCTGGCTGGCGGAGGCCTGCCGCAACGCCCGATCGAGCCGGATTGCGGCGGCGCTCCCTGGTCACGCACCTGAATTCGGGTGGAGACTAGCAACTCGCAAGCGCTTGGGAAAAAGTGGAGAGGAATTACCGCCTTCGGATCCCTCCAGCACATGCCACTTGGCAGTGAAATACAGCCATAAGAAAAGAGCGCCCGTCATAGGACGGACGCTCTGTATTGTTCAGCAGGAATTTTTAGGCCGTTCGGCCGAGTGCTTGCCGGATGACCGAAGCGGCACCGCCGGACTACATCTGGGCGCCGAGACGCAGATAGATCAGGTTGTCGGAATAGTCGGCGGCATTCAGATTGGAATTGCGCTTTTCATAGGTGTAACCGCCGGTCAGATACAGGTAACGGCTCATCGAATAGGTGCCACCGACGCCGGCCGTGTAGACCTTGTCGTTGCGGCTGTCGCCGTTGAAATCGTCCTGGCGATATTGCAGACGCCCGTTCAGCACCAGCGTGCGCAGCAGTTCATGGTCGATGCCAAGCGCGACCAAGGTGCGGGTGTAGCTCGAGGCCGAGCCCAGGCCCGGGCTGGCGCTGTTCTCGCGCACCTGCCGGCTGGCGGTGCCGGTGACGGACGTCAACTGCGTCACCGCCCAGTTCAGGCGACCGCCGAAGGACAGGCCGTTGAAATCCTCCAGCCGCGAATCCTTGTAGTCGCGGGTGAGGTAGCCGGCGAAGATCTCGCCGGTGATCAGCCCGGTGAGGTCGGTGGCGAGACCGCCCACCACTTCGTAGCCGTCCGAATTGCGGTCGACGCCGAAGGCGTCACGGTCGTTCTTGTGGCGGGTCCAGGAATAGGTGCCCTGGACGAAGGCCTCGTACCCTTCGATGAACTCATAGCCGACCCGGCCGACCGTCGCATATTCCCAGCGGTCGCGGTCGCCCTGACGGGCGACGCCGCCGCCGATCAGTCCGACATCGTCATATTCGGAATATTGGGCCGATCCGGACACGCGGGCGCGCAGACGGTTGAAGCGCTGGGTGTAGCCGGCCTCGCCGCCACTGGTGCGGTAGATCACCGGCTCGGTGTAGCCGGAGAAGCTGTTGATATCGCCACGCCCCTCGTGGTTGCGGCGGTGGAACAGCTGGCCGTCCAGCGCACCGCCCTTGTTCACGTCGAAGCGTCCGTCCGCCTGCACGGCGTAATCGGTGTAGTTCTCGCCGGAATGGTCGCTGTAGCGGCCGGCATCGGCCGAGGCCGAGAAGTTCAGCGCATGGGCCGAGAAGTCGGACTTGATGTCCACCCGCGGCCTGACGGTCCAGATGAAATCGTCCTCGTGGTTGTCGCGGGTGGCATAGACGTTGGTGTCATAGGTGGTGCCGGCCTCGACCCGCGGCAGGAACAGGAAGGAGCCGGCGCGGACGCCGAGCTGTTCCAGTTCCGGCCGGCGACGCTCCAGCACGGTTTCGCCCCGCTGCAGGTCGTCCTGGGCGGCGGCTGGAAGCGACGTCAGCCCGGTCGAGGCGAGAGCGAGGGCGAGAAGGGAAAGGGTGCTGGTTTTCATGGAGTCACCGCGCTTGGCTGGATTCGGTCGGCTCACTGGGCCGGGGAGCCGGCTCCTTGGTGGGACGCCCTCGCCCGCCCGATCCTTGAGCGGACCCGGCGGGGATGCATCCTCGGCAAAGACACAACAAGGCGTGGTTCCCGCGCAACAGTGAAGCCCACCCTGCCCCAATTTTGCGGCGTCCTGTGGTGTGGCCGCAACAAAAGCTCGCAGTGCGGGAAGACCGCCTGCGGCAATGATGCGCTTGATTCGCGCGCCTTTTTAGACGGTCCTAAGATGAAGGTCATAGATCCGTCCGGAAAGAACTGAAGGCGGCGCGGGCTCCTGTTTGGAACAGGCCCGGCACCGCCGCGTTGTTCATGACGTTTCCTGTAAAAGGCGAGATGCCGCATGACCCGCCGACTCGACACGCCGCCCCCGCCGCGCTCGCCCATGCGCCCGCCAGACGACGCCATGCCACCCTACACGCCGGGCGGCGTGCCACCACCCACCGGCGACGGTCCGGCCAGCCCGGCGGAGAAGACGGCACCGCCCGACAGCTATCCGCCGAAGAAGAAGCCCTGACCAAGAAGAAGTGCCGACAATCGTGTGCCATGGCCCGGTCCGGCTGTGGTCGTCCACATGGTTCGAAAGGGTGAAAGCGCGAAATTTTCGTACTGCCGTCAGGCCGCTTGCTTTCCAGCCGGGACCACTTTCTTTTCCGCGCCTGTCCCCGAAGCAAGCATCACTGTGGCTCTATGCCGCATCGGTTAAGGTTGCCCCATGGTCGTTGTCTTCCCTAGGCTTTCCATCAGGAACGCATAATGGATGCACAGGGTGGCGATCGGGCGGCCATTGCCCCGCCACCCTTGCCCACGCAGCCGGGAGCGGCGGTCCATGCCCGCCCCAGCCTTCGTCCCGGACCGAAGGCGGGCGCGAACCACGGGCCCGTAGCCATCATGGACGACTTCGGACGACCGCCTCCCGACGACTATCAGTTGGCCGGCCAGGTTCATCACCGCCTGCGGCGGGCTCATCAGCGCGCCTCGGCGATCTTCATCGACCTGATCGGCGATTCGATGCTGACCCCGACCCAATGGTCGGCGCTGGCCACCCTGCACAGCGAGGGGGCGTTATCGCAGAACCAGCTCGGCCGGCTGACCTACATGGACCCGGCGACGACGCAGGGCGTCATCCTGCGGCTGGTCGAGCGCAATCTGGTCGAGCGCCACCCCGACCCGCAGGATCGCCGCCGCACCAGCGTCAGCCTGACCCGGATCGGCTACGCCCTGGTGACCGACCTGACCGCCAACGCCGCCGCCGTGCATGAGCGGACGCTGGAACCGCTGACGGAGGAGGAGCGCGTACAGTTCATGGCCCTGCTGGCCCGGCTGATGTGAGGAGGCCGTCCTTGGTCTCGGCAGGGGAAGCGGTGACGTAATGCGGTGACTTTTGCGTGGGGTTTGCTATGAACGCCGGGTGCTGTGCCGCGTCGCGGCGCGGACACGCCGCTGGTCACTCTCGAACCGGGGTCCCCGCAGGATGAAGCACCGCCGTCCGACCGCCGCACCGCTGGCGAAATCCCTTCTTTCGGCCGCCCTGTTCGCCGTCTCCGCGGCAGTCGCGGCGGCTGCCGGGCCTGCCGCCGCCCAAACGGCGCAGTTCAGCGGCGCACCGGTGCGGGTGGGCGAGATCAACAGCTACACCGGCCTGCCTGCCTTCACCATTCCCTACCGCCAGGGCTGGCAGCTGGCGCTGGAGGAGATCAACGCCCAGGGCGGCGTGATCGGCTGCTGCGAGCTGCAGGTCGTCTCGCGCGACGATGCCGGCAAGCCCGATGATGCGGTGCGCGTCGCGCAGGAGCTGGTGACGAACGAGGCGGTGGACGTGCTGGCCGGCACCTATTTCTCCCATATCGGGCTGGCGGTCGCCGATTTCGCCGCGCGCAACAAGATGCCCTTCGTCGCGGCCGAGCCGCTGACCGACGCCATCACCTGGTCCAAGGGCAACCGCTACACCTTCCGCCTGCGCCCCAGCACCTACATGCAGGCGGCCATGCTGGTCGAGGAGGCGGCGAAGCTGCCGGCCAAGCGCTGGGCCACCGTCGCCCCCAACTACGAATACGGCCAGTCGGCGGTCGCGTGGTTCAAGCAGCTGCTGAAGGAAAAGCGCCCGGACGTCGAGTTCGTCGCCGAGCAGTGGCCGGCGCAGGGCAAGCTGGAGGCAGGCCCCACCGTGCAGGCGCTGGCCGCCGCCAGGCCCGACGCGATCTTCAACGTCACCTTCGGCGCCGACCTCGCCAAATTCGTGCGCGAGGGCGAGGGCCGCGGCCTGTTCCGCAACCGCAAGGTCGTCAGCCTGCTGACCGGCGAGCCGGAATATCTGGAGCCGATGAAGGACGAGGCGCCGGAAGGCTGGATCGTCACCGGCTATCCCTGGGAGCAGATCGACACGCCGGCCCACAAGGCCTTCGTCGCCGCCTACACCGCCCGTTTCAAGGACACGCCCAAGCAGGGCTCGCTGGTCGGCTACATCACCATGAAGGCTGTGGCCGCCGCCGTCACCAAGGCCAAATCCGCCAATGCCGAGCCGATCGTCGACGCGCTGGCCGGCCTGACCATCGACACCCCGGTCGGCCCGGTCACCTTCCGCGCATCGGACCATCAGGCGACCATGGGCGCCTATGTCGGCACAACCACCGTCAAGGACGGCCGCGGCACCATGAAGGACTGGCGCTATGCCGACGGCGCCAACTATCTGCCGTCGGACGAGGCGGTCCGCAAGCTGCGGCCGGCGGAGTAGGCGCCGGGCTTCGATTGCCCCCTCCCCATGATCCCCCGCGGAACACCCCCGCCCCATGTCCTTCCTCCTCGTCCAGGCCCTCAGCGGGCTCGCGACCGCGGCGACGCTGTTCCTGGTGTCGTCGGGGTTGACCATCGTGTTCGGCGTGACGCGGATCGTGAATTTCGCGCACGGCTCTTTCTACATGGTCGGCGCCTATGTCGGCTGGTCGCTGATCGAGCGGTTCGGCTCCACGCCGGCCGGCTTCTGGGGCTCGGTCGCCGCCGCCGCGCTGGCGATGGGCGTGCTGGGGGCGGCGATGGAGGCCGGGCTGCTGCGCCGGCTCTACCGCTCGCCGGAACTGTTCCAGCTGCTGGGCACCTTCGGCGTCGTGCTGGTGGTGCAGGATCTGGCCGCCTGGGTCTGGGGGCCGGAGGATCTGCTGGGCCGGCGGGCGCCGGGGCTGAAGGGATCGGTCGACATCCTGGACCAGCCCTTCCCGCTCTACGATCTGGTGCTGATCGGGCTCGGGCCGCTGGTGCTCGGGCTGTTGTGGCTGCTGTTCAACCGCACCCGTTGGGGCACGCTGGTCCGTGCCGCGACGCAGGACCGCGAGATGGCGAGCGCGCTCGGCGTCGATCCGGCACGGCTGTTCACCGGCGTCTTGTTCCTGGGCTGCGCGCTGGCCGGACTCGGCGGGGCGCTGCAGGTTCCGCGCGAGGCGGTGACCCTGCAGATGGACATGGCCATCGTGGTCGAGGCCTTCGTCGTCGTCGTGGTCGGCGGCATGGGCAGCCTGACCGGCGCCTTCCTCGCCTCGCTGCTGATCGGGCAGCTGCAGGCCTTCGGCATCCTGGTCTTCCCGCAGATCACGCTGGTGCTGGTCTTCCTGTTCATGGCGGTGGTGCTGGTGCTGCGCCCGCACGGCCTGCTCGGCCGGGCCGAGGAAATCCCGCCGACCGCACCGGCGGCGGTGACGGTGCCGCTGTCCGGCGGGCGCCATGCCGGCCTGTGGGCGCTGGCCCTGCTGGCGGTGCTGGCCGCGGCGCCGCTTGTTGCCGGCGACTATGCGCTGATCCTGCTGACCGAGGTGGTCATCCTCGCTTTGTTCGCCGCCAGCCTGCATCTGCTGATCGGGCTGGGCGGGCTGGTGTCCTTCGGCCATGCCGCGTGGTTCGGGCTCGGCGCCTACGGCTCGGCACTGCTGGTCAAGCACATGGACGCGCCGATGCCGCTGGCACTGGCCGGGGCGCCGCTGCTGGCCGGGCTGGGGGCGCTGGTCGCCGGCTGGTTCTGCGTCCGGCGCGCGGGACTCTATTTCGCCATGCTGACGCTGGCCTTCGCCCAGATCGCCTGGTCGATCACCTTCCAATGGTATGCGGTGACCGGCGGCGACAACGGCATCCTCGGCGTCTGGCCGCCGGGCTGGGCGTCCGGTAAGGCCGCCTATTACTGGCTGACGCTGGGCCTGTGCGGCGGGACGCTGTGGCTGCTGCGCCGGGCGGCCTTCGCCCCCTTCGGCTACGCCCTGCGCGCCGGCCGCGATTCGGCGCTGCGCGCCGAGTCGGTGGGCATCGACGTGCGGCGCTTCCAGTGGATGGCCTTCGTGCTGGCGGGGTCGGCGGCCGGACTGGCGGGCGGGCTCTACGCCTTCGCCAAGGGCAGCGTCTTCCCCACCCTGCTGGCGGTGCCGCAATCGGTCGACGCGCTGGTGATGGTGCTGATGGGCGGCATCCAGACCGTCGCCGGACCGCTGGCCGGCGCGGCGGTCTTCCACCTGCTGGAATCGGAGGTGATGAGCCTGACCGACTGGTGGCGGCTGGCGCTGGGTCTCGTCATCGTCGCCCTGGTGCTGGTGTTCCCCAAGGGGATCGTCGGTTTCCTCTCCACCCTGAGGAGACCGCAGTCATGAGCGAGCTGGCGGTGCGCGACCTGCAGCGGTCCTTCGGCGGCGTCCAGGCGGTGGCCGGCGTGTCCTTCACCCTGCGCTCGGGCGACCTGCTGGCGCTGATCGGGCCGAACGGCGCCGGCAAGAGCACCTGCTTCAACCTGCTGAACGGCCAGCTCCGCCCCGACCGGGGGTCGGTGAAACTGGATGGGACCGAGCTGATCGGGTTGCCGCCACGGCGCATCTGGGCGCTGGGGGTCGGGCGGACCTTCCAGATCACCGCGACCTTCGCCTCGATGACGGTGGCGGAGAATGTGCAGATGGTGCTGCTGTCGCGCGCCCGCCGGCTGTTCGGCCTGTGGCGGCCGGCAGCGGAGCAGTTCCGCGAGCCGGCGCTCGCCCTGCTGGAGCGGGTCGGCATGGCTGCCCAGGCCGGCCGCCCCTGCGGCGTGCTCGCCTATGGCGACCTGAAGCGGGTCGAGCTGGCGATGGCGCTGGCCAGCGAGCCGGCGGTGCTGCTGATGGACGAGCCGACCGCCGGCATGGCCCCGGCCGAACGGCTGGCCCTGATGGCGCTGACGGCGGAGCTGGTGCGCGAGCGTGGCCTCGCCGTGCTGTTCACAGAGCATGACATGGACGTCGTCTTCGGCCACGCGACCCGCGTGCTGGTGCTCGACCGCGGCCGGCTGATCGCGGAAGGCCCGCCGGACGAGGTCCGCGCCGACGCCCGCGTCCAGTCGGTCTATCTGGGAGGCGAGGCATGAGCGACCCTCTTCTGGCGGTCGAGGATCTGCATGGCTGGTACGGCCGCGCCCACATCCTCGACGGCGTGGCGCTGACGGTCGGCCGGGGCGAGGTGGTGGCGCTGATGGGCCGCAACGGCGCCGGCAAGACCACCACGCTGAAGGCGATCATGGGTCTGGTGGAGCGGCGCGCCGCGCTGCTGCGCTTCGAGGGGCGCGACCTTGCGGCCTTGCCGGCCCACCGCATCGCCCGGCTCGGCGTCGGCTATGTGCCGGAGGACCGCCGCATCTTCGCCGACCTGACGGTGGAGGAGAATCTGGAGGTCGGCCGCCAGCCGCCCCGCCCCGGCGCCCCGGCCTGGACGCCGGAGACGCTGTTCGCCCTGTTCCCCAACCTCGCCGAGATGCGCGGCCGCCGCGGCACCCGGATGAGCGGCGGCGAGCAGCAGATGCTGACCTTGGCCCGCACCCTGATGGGCAACCCGTCGCTGCTGCTGCTGGACGAGCCGTCGGAAGGGCTGGCGCCGCTGATCGTGAAACAGATGGCCGACGCGGTGCGGCGCCTGAAGGCGGAGGGGCTGTCGGTCCTGCTGTCCGAACAGAGCCTGTCCTTCGCCGCCGCCGTCGCCGACCGCGCCTGCGTCATCGAGACCGGGCGCCTGCGCTGGACCGGCACGATGGCGGAGCTGATGGCGGATGACGGGGTGAGGACGGCCTATCTGGCGGTGTAACCGAATCCTCCCTCTCCCCCTGGGGAGAGGGCTTGTTCCAGTCCGGAGTAAGGAAGGCTCGTCACTGCCCCGCGAGGCTGAGATCCATCACCGACTTCGGGTCCAGCGCCTTGTCGACCTGGCCTTCCGACTGCCAGAACTTCACCTGATTGACCACATCGTCCACCAGCAGGCGGGCCTGCGGGTCGACATAGGGCAGGCCGGCGGCGACGATGTCCGGCTTCTGCTTGGTGGCGTCGGCGATGATCGCCAGCAGCTCGTCATAGCCGGGGCCCTTCACCAGCGCGCCCGTGGCGTCCTTGCCGTTGAAGGCGGCGTGGTATTCGGCCAGCGCCGTCTTGTAGGCGCGGACGAACTTCTCCACCAGCGGCCGGCGGTCCTTCATCGTCTTCGGCGCGGTGAACAGGGCGCCGAGCTGCCACGGCGTCTCGTCGCCGACCCAGCCGAGCATCTTGCCGGCGCCGTCGGCCACCAGCTGGCGCGACACGGTAGATGGGGCGATGATGGCGTCGACCTGCCCGCCCTTGAAGGCGGCGACCATCTTCGGCACGTCCTGCAGCGGCACCATGGTCACGTCCTTGACCGTGAAGCCGTGCTTCTGCGCCAGGAGCCCGATCATGTAATGGAAGGTCGAGCCGACGGTGGTGATGGCGATCCGCTTGCCCTTCAGGTCGGCCGGCGCCTTCAGCCCGGCCTCGAAGGCGGCATTGGTCGCGAGATAGGCGCTCAAGGGGAAGCCCGGCTCGTCGCGGCTCTGCGCGGCGATGATGGTGACGGCCCCCTTGGAGGCGAGGTTGTAGAAGCCGGCGGTCAGCCCGGTGACGCCGAAATCGGCATCGCCCGACGTCACCGCCACCGGCACCTGCTGGGCCGAGGTGAACATCTTCAGCTCGACGTCCAGCCCTTCCTTCGCGAAATAGCCCTTGGCCTTGGCGATGAAGATCGGGCCGGAGGAGGACAGCGCCAGAACGCCGACCGTCGCCTTGTCCAGCGGCTGCGCCAGCGCGGCGGACGTACCGGCGGACATGAAACCGCCGGCGGCCAGCACGGCTCCGGCGGTGGCGATCAGGACGCGCCGGGTGAGGCGGGCGAGGGTCATGGACGGAGTCCTCCCAGTGCAGCTTGGTTCAGGTTTCTTGGGAAAAAGAGGCGGTCAGCGCCAGTTCAGCAGGCGCCGTTCGAGCTGCGACAGCACCGTGCCGATGGCGAGCCCCATCAGCGACAGCACCAGCACGCCGGCCAGCAGCGTGTCGGTCTGCATCAGGTTGCCGGCCATCAGCACGAAGGCGCCGATGCCGTATTCGGCGCCGATCATCTCGGCGGCGACCACCAGGATCAGCGCGATCGAGGCGGTGATGCGGAAACCGGCCAGGATGCCCGGCAGAGCGCCCGGCAGCACGATGGAGCGCAGGATCGACCGCCAGGGCAGGCCGAAGCTCTGCGCCATGCGGATCAGGTTGCGCGGCACCTGGTCGATGGCGCTGTAGGTGGCGATGACGGTGGGGAAGAAGACGCCGAAGCCGATGGTGGCGAATTTCGACGGCTCGCCGATGCCGAACCACAGGATGAACAGCGGCAAGAGCGCGATCTTCGGGATCGGGAAGAAGGCCGACACCAGCGGCACCCCCACCGCGCGGGCGGTGGAGAAGATGCCCATGGCGAAGCCGACCAGCATGCCGCCCAGCGTGCCCAGCACCCAGCCGACGGCGATCCGCCCCAGCGACGCCTTCAGGTTCAGCCACAGCGAGCCGTCCGTCACCATGCCGGCGAGCGCCCGGCCGACCGCGC from Azospirillum thiophilum includes:
- a CDS encoding outer membrane beta-barrel protein — protein: MKTSTLSLLALALASTGLTSLPAAAQDDLQRGETVLERRRPELEQLGVRAGSFLFLPRVEAGTTYDTNVYATRDNHEDDFIWTVRPRVDIKSDFSAHALNFSASADAGRYSDHSGENYTDYAVQADGRFDVNKGGALDGQLFHRRNHEGRGDINSFSGYTEPVIYRTSGGEAGYTQRFNRLRARVSGSAQYSEYDDVGLIGGGVARQGDRDRWEYATVGRVGYEFIEGYEAFVQGTYSWTRHKNDRDAFGVDRNSDGYEVVGGLATDLTGLITGEIFAGYLTRDYKDSRLEDFNGLSFGGRLNWAVTQLTSVTGTASRQVRENSASPGLGSASSYTRTLVALGIDHELLRTLVLNGRLQYRQDDFNGDSRNDKVYTAGVGGTYSMSRYLYLTGGYTYEKRNSNLNAADYSDNLIYLRLGAQM
- a CDS encoding ABC transporter ATP-binding protein, with the translated sequence MSDPLLAVEDLHGWYGRAHILDGVALTVGRGEVVALMGRNGAGKTTTLKAIMGLVERRAALLRFEGRDLAALPAHRIARLGVGYVPEDRRIFADLTVEENLEVGRQPPRPGAPAWTPETLFALFPNLAEMRGRRGTRMSGGEQQMLTLARTLMGNPSLLLLDEPSEGLAPLIVKQMADAVRRLKAEGLSVLLSEQSLSFAAAVADRACVIETGRLRWTGTMAELMADDGVRTAYLAV
- a CDS encoding ABC transporter ATP-binding protein; protein product: MSELAVRDLQRSFGGVQAVAGVSFTLRSGDLLALIGPNGAGKSTCFNLLNGQLRPDRGSVKLDGTELIGLPPRRIWALGVGRTFQITATFASMTVAENVQMVLLSRARRLFGLWRPAAEQFREPALALLERVGMAAQAGRPCGVLAYGDLKRVELAMALASEPAVLLMDEPTAGMAPAERLALMALTAELVRERGLAVLFTEHDMDVVFGHATRVLVLDRGRLIAEGPPDEVRADARVQSVYLGGEA
- a CDS encoding ABC transporter substrate-binding protein is translated as MTLARLTRRVLIATAGAVLAAGGFMSAGTSAALAQPLDKATVGVLALSSSGPIFIAKAKGYFAKEGLDVELKMFTSAQQVPVAVTSGDADFGVTGLTAGFYNLASKGAVTIIAAQSRDEPGFPLSAYLATNAAFEAGLKAPADLKGKRIAITTVGSTFHYMIGLLAQKHGFTVKDVTMVPLQDVPKMVAAFKGGQVDAIIAPSTVSRQLVADGAGKMLGWVGDETPWQLGALFTAPKTMKDRRPLVEKFVRAYKTALAEYHAAFNGKDATGALVKGPGYDELLAIIADATKQKPDIVAAGLPYVDPQARLLVDDVVNQVKFWQSEGQVDKALDPKSVMDLSLAGQ
- a CDS encoding MarR family winged helix-turn-helix transcriptional regulator, producing the protein MDDFGRPPPDDYQLAGQVHHRLRRAHQRASAIFIDLIGDSMLTPTQWSALATLHSEGALSQNQLGRLTYMDPATTQGVILRLVERNLVERHPDPQDRRRTSVSLTRIGYALVTDLTANAAAVHERTLEPLTEEERVQFMALLARLM
- a CDS encoding ABC transporter substrate-binding protein, with amino-acid sequence MKHRRPTAAPLAKSLLSAALFAVSAAVAAAAGPAAAQTAQFSGAPVRVGEINSYTGLPAFTIPYRQGWQLALEEINAQGGVIGCCELQVVSRDDAGKPDDAVRVAQELVTNEAVDVLAGTYFSHIGLAVADFAARNKMPFVAAEPLTDAITWSKGNRYTFRLRPSTYMQAAMLVEEAAKLPAKRWATVAPNYEYGQSAVAWFKQLLKEKRPDVEFVAEQWPAQGKLEAGPTVQALAAARPDAIFNVTFGADLAKFVREGEGRGLFRNRKVVSLLTGEPEYLEPMKDEAPEGWIVTGYPWEQIDTPAHKAFVAAYTARFKDTPKQGSLVGYITMKAVAAAVTKAKSANAEPIVDALAGLTIDTPVGPVTFRASDHQATMGAYVGTTTVKDGRGTMKDWRYADGANYLPSDEAVRKLRPAE
- a CDS encoding polysaccharide biosynthesis/export family protein, which translates into the protein MNRRHVIRALGQGIGLAALAVAMVGCAGNDAPMETASVNQLSEYRLGSGDALRVIVFGEEQLSGEFRVDGAGKVAMPLIGEVSAKDRSTRDLEKEISTRLAAGYVKDPKVSVEVLNHRPFFILGEVRNPGQYQYVNGMTALSAVAMAGGYTYRAKEDYVLITRGSDPKKELRKAPITTTVMPDDVLRVPERYF
- a CDS encoding ABC transporter permease, with product MSFLLVQALSGLATAATLFLVSSGLTIVFGVTRIVNFAHGSFYMVGAYVGWSLIERFGSTPAGFWGSVAAAALAMGVLGAAMEAGLLRRLYRSPELFQLLGTFGVVLVVQDLAAWVWGPEDLLGRRAPGLKGSVDILDQPFPLYDLVLIGLGPLVLGLLWLLFNRTRWGTLVRAATQDREMASALGVDPARLFTGVLFLGCALAGLGGALQVPREAVTLQMDMAIVVEAFVVVVVGGMGSLTGAFLASLLIGQLQAFGILVFPQITLVLVFLFMAVVLVLRPHGLLGRAEEIPPTAPAAVTVPLSGGRHAGLWALALLAVLAAAPLVAGDYALILLTEVVILALFAASLHLLIGLGGLVSFGHAAWFGLGAYGSALLVKHMDAPMPLALAGAPLLAGLGALVAGWFCVRRAGLYFAMLTLAFAQIAWSITFQWYAVTGGDNGILGVWPPGWASGKAAYYWLTLGLCGGTLWLLRRAAFAPFGYALRAGRDSALRAESVGIDVRRFQWMAFVLAGSAAGLAGGLYAFAKGSVFPTLLAVPQSVDALVMVLMGGIQTVAGPLAGAAVFHLLESEVMSLTDWWRLALGLVIVALVLVFPKGIVGFLSTLRRPQS
- a CDS encoding ABC transporter permease codes for the protein MPDSLNPSAAAPVAAPVPAPVISGTAQPVRFRGGGFTVKRHPWAALAAFALLIALWEGASRLGLASPLFLPPPSAVGRALAGMVTDGSLWLNLKASLGRIAVGWVLGTLGGMLVGFAMGIFSTARAVGVPLVSAFFPIPKIALLPLFILWFGIGEPSKFATIGFGVFFPTVIATYSAIDQVPRNLIRMAQSFGLPWRSILRSIVLPGALPGILAGFRITASIALILVVAAEMIGAEYGIGAFVLMAGNLMQTDTLLAGVLVLSLMGLAIGTVLSQLERRLLNWR